A single genomic interval of Tautonia marina harbors:
- a CDS encoding SWIM zinc finger family protein, whose translation MARSMTAARGSHGSNASRGRAYELYLTINTFPYLVRPILADPLLACRAFQLTKPDGTRYDVSQTRHGATCDCPDFIYRRDGLDPLGCKHIRALVACGLIERTEREIAAAALLSGEQTHGALSVPRSP comes from the coding sequence ATGGCTCGATCAATGACCGCGGCGAGGGGTTCTCACGGTTCGAATGCCTCCAGAGGCCGAGCCTATGAGCTTTATTTGACGATCAACACCTTCCCCTATCTCGTCCGGCCGATCCTGGCCGACCCTCTCCTCGCGTGCCGGGCCTTCCAGTTGACCAAGCCCGACGGCACCCGGTACGACGTCTCCCAGACCCGTCACGGCGCAACCTGCGACTGCCCCGATTTCATCTACCGACGCGATGGCCTCGACCCGCTCGGCTGCAAGCACATCCGAGCCCTCGTTGCCTGTGGGCTCATCGAGCGCACCGAGCGGGAAATTGCGGCCGCCGCCTTGCTCTCCGGTGAGCAGACGCACGGGGCTCTGTCCGTCCCCCGATCCCCTTGA
- the mqnE gene encoding aminofutalosine synthase MqnE, whose product MATDDPRLLEIREKVEAGRRLSFDDGLALYATNDLFTLGEMANLVRERYNANFAYYNVNTHINPTNVCVYKCDFCAFRADLNDPRAYTMGESEIKERAEQAHARGATELHIVGGLHHKLPFQYYVDVVRWVKEAAPEIHVKAYTAVEYEWFRKIERGSSLRDILQRLLDAGLGSLPGGGAEIFHPEVRDQICGAKASTETWLEVHRTAHQLGLHSNATMLYGHIERPEHRIDHMIRLRELQDETGGFQTFIPLAFHPDNSRMDEIPKPSGVMDLKTMAISRLMLDNFPHIKAYWIMLGIKTAQVALSFGADDLDGTVVHETIYHEAGAETPEEMTIDEIRRLIAEAGRDPVERDTLYHRIERDGARWWPGEHIDVPALAGVVR is encoded by the coding sequence ATGGCGACCGACGATCCCCGATTGCTGGAGATTCGCGAGAAGGTTGAGGCAGGCCGGCGCCTGAGCTTTGACGACGGCTTGGCGCTCTACGCCACGAACGATCTGTTTACGCTCGGGGAAATGGCCAACCTCGTCCGCGAGCGCTACAACGCCAATTTTGCCTATTACAACGTTAACACTCATATCAATCCGACCAACGTCTGCGTCTACAAGTGCGACTTCTGCGCCTTCCGCGCCGACCTGAACGACCCGCGTGCTTACACGATGGGCGAATCCGAGATCAAGGAACGGGCCGAACAGGCCCACGCCCGAGGCGCCACCGAGCTGCACATCGTCGGCGGTCTGCACCACAAGCTCCCGTTCCAGTATTACGTCGATGTCGTCCGGTGGGTGAAGGAAGCCGCCCCCGAGATTCACGTGAAGGCGTACACCGCCGTCGAGTACGAGTGGTTCCGCAAGATCGAACGCGGCTCGTCCCTCCGCGACATTCTTCAACGCCTGCTCGACGCCGGCCTCGGCAGCCTTCCCGGCGGTGGTGCCGAGATCTTCCACCCCGAGGTCCGCGACCAGATCTGCGGCGCGAAGGCCTCGACCGAAACCTGGCTTGAGGTCCACCGCACCGCCCACCAACTGGGCCTGCACTCCAACGCCACCATGCTCTACGGGCACATCGAACGCCCCGAGCACCGGATCGACCACATGATCCGCCTCCGCGAGCTTCAGGACGAAACCGGCGGTTTCCAGACCTTCATCCCGCTGGCCTTCCACCCGGACAATTCCCGGATGGACGAGATTCCCAAGCCCTCTGGCGTGATGGATCTGAAAACGATGGCCATCAGCCGCCTGATGCTCGACAACTTCCCTCACATCAAGGCGTACTGGATCATGCTCGGTATCAAGACCGCCCAGGTCGCCCTCTCCTTCGGGGCCGACGACCTCGACGGCACCGTCGTGCATGAGACGATCTACCACGAAGCCGGCGCCGAGACTCCCGAGGAAATGACCATCGACGAGATCCGCCGCCTCATTGCCGAGGCTGGCCGCGATCCCGTCGAACGCGACACCCTCTACCACCGCATCGAACGCGACGGCGCCCGCTGGTGGCCCGGCGAGCACATCGACGTCCCCGCCCTCGCCGGCGTCGTTCGCTGA